Genomic segment of Mercurialis annua linkage group LG6, ddMerAnnu1.2, whole genome shotgun sequence:
TCAACACTCAGCTTATAACAATTTTTATACAGAAAAAGTTGCAAGAAATCATTTGCTATCATAATCAACGACTTCAGAATCAGTGACAGACCTGGAGTGTTGAACAATAGACCTACCAATGGAATTGATCCACTCCTCCTTCTCCTTCTCGGAATCTGCTATGAAATACATCGTTTCTTGATTGGTCGACAGCTCAAAAGCAAAGGGTTTATTAAGCACGTCTTCAGCTCCCTTCACTGTCAAACACTTACCCACCGGAACAACCCCGCGTGGCACTGAGTAACGGTTGACGTGATTGTCCTTGAACCACAGCAGCTTCCCTTGCTTTAATACAAACCACCGCCGTCTCCACGTCTTTATATAGTCTCCTTGCTTTGTCAGGTAACCCGCACGCTCTGGATTCGACCAGAATTCGATGTTCTTGTAGTCTTCCGCCTTCGGATCTTGACCCGTCCATGATCTCAAGAATGACTCCATTCTTTTTCTCTGATTGGAGAAACCCAAAACAGACAGGTACtgatgagagagagagagaagggGGTTTCCCGGCTGCTTTTTATTCGCTAGTTCCGTTTGTTTTCTGTTTTCTTGATAAAAAACGGTGCCGTATCAGCAGCTTAGGAGACTCATAAATCCTAATCACTATACAACCTAATTTAACTGTACTTAGGCCATCTCCAACAGGGTGTGCAAGTCCTCTCCAATAGTACTCTATATCCAACTCTATTATAGTGTACTTTAAAAATGTtcgatttaattataatatagtcCAAATTAAGAATGTTCGATttaatcggaaatttaaatatataacattaagtaatttttttgtattaattaattgaacactttataaataaagtgtatttaatgttttttattatttaattaatatttttaaaattagcaaacataattaaaaatacatatataaacatatttagtaaatatattattaaaattaataaaatattttactataaataaatatataaatatattttgtaagTGTTGAATAATTCATGGGTGTAagtgtaaaatgtttaaaattatattgtttAGGAATATGCTGAGAATATTCTTTTAGAGTGAAAAATAGAGTTAGTTGTTGGAGATGAAACACTGTAGCAGTATAGTTTTAGTGTAAAATTCACACTATTTTGAGGGTTATTGTTGGAGATGCCCTTACATGCACTAGGATAGGATTAGATTTGATTTGTTCTATTTAGTTGCTGATTTAGACACAAATGCATATACAtccatgttttttatttttatcaatgttCTTAAATCCGACACGGTGCTTATTATGCTTATTCTGTGCTGTGAAACCAATGGTGAGGACTGACTGACTGGTCACATAAGATAGGTGACCTACAGTTGGGCATATACACAAACAGCTTAAAATACAacggaaatttaaaaaaaatgttttcgACATGAAAGAGTTTGTTGCACACATTCAATAATAAACCATATCCTTAATATCTTTTATTCTTATCCCTCGGGAAACTATCAAAGTGAGGGATGGTGAAAAAAAGTACCACAAGGTAATTTTTGTGCTCCATGCACTATATTTAGCAATTCCCGAACTCTTTCTTTGGGGATCTAAAAAATAAGCAAAAATGTTATTTCTACGAAGAATACCATTTAGCGGTATTTCTAGTTCAATCGATATACTCGAGTGAGTCATTAGGTCAAACTCTTGTTTGCTTTCTATGTTATTAGTTGTTCACATTCAAGCATGAGCTAGTTCAGAGTCGGCAGGTAGCGAAGCAAGACTAAAATCCCAAAGCCTCCGGAACCCCCTAGCCTTGGCTTCCTTCCGCCTTCGGCGACagttttgttttctttgattAAAAACACCTGCCGTTTCGGCATCTTCAGTTTTATTAGGAAACTCCTGCTGATAACTATACAACCTAATTTACCTGTACTTGTATCATAGGATTATGCAGTTTCCCAACAGTTTTATGATCCGTTAGATCTGATTTGTTTCATTTAGTTGTTGGTTTGGTCAAACATACAAACACATTcacttttttaaattgttatttcaaTTCGATTTTTCCAATCTCACCATATAGATGGCATATTAAATTATATGGAATGATTTGGTCATGTGGAAAGTGTGAATGCTGTCTGTCTTAGTCTTATGATATGTATATATCAAACCTAGATCATAATAGAAATCTCGTATTTGTGAAAACTTTCAATTTAACTTGTTTGGTTGGATTCTTCGTGTAATTATGGAACACATAAAAAAAGTGATTTACATCGTAAATTCTAGATCCAAGCTCtagttgacaaaaaaaaattaacaataaaagaGTTGTAATTCGTTAACTTTTATATGTTtaccttttctttttataattaggaGGAGGGGGAGTGCTCGTGGAATGAATTGATCCCACAACTTAATAAATTGCCGCATAAGGCTTATACCATTTGCCATTTGGTTCACTTAGTGCTAGTCTATTAAGTAATTTCATAAGGGACATTATTGTATTA
This window contains:
- the LOC126686514 gene encoding pleckstrin homology domain-containing protein 1, which codes for MESFLRSWTGQDPKAEDYKNIEFWSNPERAGYLTKQGDYIKTWRRRWFVLKQGKLLWFKDNHVNRYSVPRGVVPVGKCLTVKGAEDVLNKPFAFELSTNQETMYFIADSEKEKEEWINSIGRSIVQHSRSVTDSEVVDYDSK